From Choloepus didactylus isolate mChoDid1 chromosome 25 unlocalized genomic scaffold, mChoDid1.pri SUPER_25_unloc1, whole genome shotgun sequence, a single genomic window includes:
- the RAX2 gene encoding retina and anterior neural fold homeobox protein 2: MFLSPSEGPTAEGGAPGPGEEAPKKKHRRNRTTFTTYQLHQLEQAFEASHYPDVYSREELAAKVHLPEVRVQVWFQNRRAKWRRQERVESGSGAVAAPRLPEAPFARPPAMPLPLEPWLGPGPPAMPGLPCLLGPGLQPPFGPHALGPAFPDAFTLDQASLRLLAKEHAQALDRPWPPA, translated from the exons ATGTTCCTGAGCCCGAGTGAGGGGCCCACTGCCGAGGGTGGGGCGCCGGGGCCGGGCGAGGAGGCCCCCAAGAAGAAGCACCGGCGGAACCGCACAACCTTCACCACGTACCAGCTGCACCAGCTGGAGCAGGCGTTTGAGGCCTCCCACTACCCGGATGTGTACAGCCGTGAGGAGCTGGCGGCCAAGGTGCACCTGCCAGAGGTGCGTGTGCAG GTGTGGTTCCAGAACCGTCGGGCCAAGTGGCGTCGCCAGGAGCGCGTGGAGTCGGGCTCGGGGGCGGTGGCAGCTCCGAGGCTCCCCGAGGCCCCTTTTGCCCGCCCTCCGGCCATGCCGCTGCCCCTGGAGCCCTGGCTGGGCCCGGGGCCCCCCGCCATGCCGGGCCTCCCGTGCCTCCTGGGCCCCGGGCTGCAGCCCCCCTTCGGGCCACACGCTTTGGGTCCCGCCTTCCCCGACGCCTTCACCCTAGACCAGGCGTCCCTGCGGCTTCTGGCCAAGGAGCACGCACAGGCCCTGGACAGGCCCTGGCCGCCAGCCTGA
- the MATK gene encoding megakaryocyte-associated tyrosine-protein kinase isoform X1, translating to MRKPSNLLQVVQPEPPWGTQRARRVPPEQGRPHFFLAWHPPPISARMPMRRWAPGTQCITKCEHTRPKTGELAFHKGDVVTVLEACETKGWYRAKHHASGQEGLLAAGALREREALPADPRLSLMPWFHGKISGHEAVQQLQPPEDGLFLVRESARHAGDYVLCVSFGRDVVHYRVLHRDGHLTIDEAVCFCNLMDMVEHYSKDKGAICTRLIRPKRKQGTKSAEEELAKAGWLLNLQHLTLGAQIGEGEFGAVLQGEYLGQKVAVKNIKCDVTAQAFLDETAVMTKLQHKNLVRLLGVILHQGLYIVMEHVSKGNLVNFLRTRGRALVNTAQLLQFSLHVAEGMEYLESKKLVHRDLAARNILVSKDLVAKVSDFGLAKAERKGLDSSRLPVKWTAPEALRLGKFSSKSDVWSFGVLLWEVFSYGRAPYPKMSLKEVSEAVGRGYRMEPPEGCPGPVHALMGSCWEAEPARRPPFRKLVEKLARELRAAGTPVSAGGQDAEGSPSPGCQDT from the exons ATGAGGAAACCGAGCAACTTGCTCCAAGTTGTACAGCCGGAGCCGCCTTGGGGTACGCAACGGGCGCGCAGGGTCCCCCCTGAGCAG GGAAGACCCCACTTCTTCCTTGCGTGGCACCCCCCACCCATCTCAGCCAGGATGCCGATG AGGCGCTGGGCCCCGGGCACCCAATGCATCACCAAGTGTGAGCACACGCGCCCCAAGACGGGCGAGCTGGCTTTCCACAAGGGTGACGTGGTCACCGTCCTGGAGGCCTGCGAG ACCAAGGGCTGGTACCGCGCCAAGCACCACGCCAGCGGGCAGGAGGGGCTGCTGGCGGCCGGCGCCCTGCGCGAGCGCGAGGCCCTGCCCGCCGACCCCCGGCTCAGCCTCATGCCCTGGTTCCACGGGAAGATCTCGGGCCACGAGGCCGTGCAGCAGCTGCAGCCGCCCGAGGATGGGCTGTTTCTGGTGCGAGAGTCCGCACGACACGCCGGGGACTATGTGCTGTGCGTCAGCTTCGGCCGCGACGTCGTCCACTACCGCGTGCTGCACCGCGACGGTCACCTCACCATCGACGAGGCCGTCTGCTTCTGCAACCTCATGGACATGGTGGAG CATTACAGCAAAGACAAGGGGGCCATTTGCACGAGGCTCATCAGACCCAAGCGGAAACAGGGCACCAAGTCGGCGGAGGAGGAGCTGGCCAAGG CTGGCTGGTTACTGAATCTGCAGCATCTAACCTTGGGAGCCCAGATCGGAGAGGGGGAGTTTGGAG CCGTCCTGCAGGGCGAGTATCTGGGGCAGAAGGTGGCGGTGAAGAACATCAAGTGTGACGTGACGGCCCAGGCCTTCCTGGACGAGACGGCGGTCATGAC GAAGCTGCAGCATAAGAACCTGGTGCGTCTCCTGGGCGTGATCCTGCACCAGGGACTCTACATCGTCATGGAGCACGTGAGCAAG GGCAACCTGGTCAACTTCCTGCGGACACGGGGCCGGGCCCTGGTCAACACGGCCCAGCTCCTCCAGTTCTCCCT gcacGTGGCTGAAGGCATGGAGTACCTGGAAAGCAAGAAGCTGGTCCACCGCGACCTCGCGGCCCGCAATATCCTCGTCTCCAAGGACCTCGTGGCCAAGGTCAGCGACTTCGGCCTGGCCAAAGCCGAGAGGAAGGGGCTGGACTCCAGCCGGTTGCCTGTCAAGTGGACGGCGCCCGAGGCTCTGAGGCTCGGG AAGTTCTCCAGCAAGTCGGATGTCTGGAGTTTCGGGGTCCTGCTGTGGGAGGTGTTCTCGTACGGCCGGGCTCCGTACCCCAAGATG TCACTGAAGGAGGTGTCCGAGGCCGTGGGGAGGGGTTACCGCATGGAGCCCCCTGAAGGCTGCCCGGGCCCCGTCCACGCCCTCATGGGCAGCTGCTGGGAGGCAGAACCCGCCCGTCGGCCGCCCTTCCGGAAGCTGGTGGAGAAGCTGGCACGGGAGCTGCGTGCTGCGGGCACCCCAGTCTCCGCTGGGGGGCAGGACGCTGAGGGCTCCCCCTCGCCCGGCTGCCAGGACACCTGA
- the MATK gene encoding megakaryocyte-associated tyrosine-protein kinase isoform X2, with protein MRKPSNLLQVVQPEPPWGTQRARRVPPEQGRPHFFLAWHPPPISARMPMRRWAPGTQCITKCEHTRPKTGELAFHKGDVVTVLEACEISGHEAVQQLQPPEDGLFLVRESARHAGDYVLCVSFGRDVVHYRVLHRDGHLTIDEAVCFCNLMDMVEHYSKDKGAICTRLIRPKRKQGTKSAEEELAKAGWLLNLQHLTLGAQIGEGEFGAVLQGEYLGQKVAVKNIKCDVTAQAFLDETAVMTKLQHKNLVRLLGVILHQGLYIVMEHVSKGNLVNFLRTRGRALVNTAQLLQFSLHVAEGMEYLESKKLVHRDLAARNILVSKDLVAKVSDFGLAKAERKGLDSSRLPVKWTAPEALRLGKFSSKSDVWSFGVLLWEVFSYGRAPYPKMSLKEVSEAVGRGYRMEPPEGCPGPVHALMGSCWEAEPARRPPFRKLVEKLARELRAAGTPVSAGGQDAEGSPSPGCQDT; from the exons ATGAGGAAACCGAGCAACTTGCTCCAAGTTGTACAGCCGGAGCCGCCTTGGGGTACGCAACGGGCGCGCAGGGTCCCCCCTGAGCAG GGAAGACCCCACTTCTTCCTTGCGTGGCACCCCCCACCCATCTCAGCCAGGATGCCGATG AGGCGCTGGGCCCCGGGCACCCAATGCATCACCAAGTGTGAGCACACGCGCCCCAAGACGGGCGAGCTGGCTTTCCACAAGGGTGACGTGGTCACCGTCCTGGAGGCCTGCGAG ATCTCGGGCCACGAGGCCGTGCAGCAGCTGCAGCCGCCCGAGGATGGGCTGTTTCTGGTGCGAGAGTCCGCACGACACGCCGGGGACTATGTGCTGTGCGTCAGCTTCGGCCGCGACGTCGTCCACTACCGCGTGCTGCACCGCGACGGTCACCTCACCATCGACGAGGCCGTCTGCTTCTGCAACCTCATGGACATGGTGGAG CATTACAGCAAAGACAAGGGGGCCATTTGCACGAGGCTCATCAGACCCAAGCGGAAACAGGGCACCAAGTCGGCGGAGGAGGAGCTGGCCAAGG CTGGCTGGTTACTGAATCTGCAGCATCTAACCTTGGGAGCCCAGATCGGAGAGGGGGAGTTTGGAG CCGTCCTGCAGGGCGAGTATCTGGGGCAGAAGGTGGCGGTGAAGAACATCAAGTGTGACGTGACGGCCCAGGCCTTCCTGGACGAGACGGCGGTCATGAC GAAGCTGCAGCATAAGAACCTGGTGCGTCTCCTGGGCGTGATCCTGCACCAGGGACTCTACATCGTCATGGAGCACGTGAGCAAG GGCAACCTGGTCAACTTCCTGCGGACACGGGGCCGGGCCCTGGTCAACACGGCCCAGCTCCTCCAGTTCTCCCT gcacGTGGCTGAAGGCATGGAGTACCTGGAAAGCAAGAAGCTGGTCCACCGCGACCTCGCGGCCCGCAATATCCTCGTCTCCAAGGACCTCGTGGCCAAGGTCAGCGACTTCGGCCTGGCCAAAGCCGAGAGGAAGGGGCTGGACTCCAGCCGGTTGCCTGTCAAGTGGACGGCGCCCGAGGCTCTGAGGCTCGGG AAGTTCTCCAGCAAGTCGGATGTCTGGAGTTTCGGGGTCCTGCTGTGGGAGGTGTTCTCGTACGGCCGGGCTCCGTACCCCAAGATG TCACTGAAGGAGGTGTCCGAGGCCGTGGGGAGGGGTTACCGCATGGAGCCCCCTGAAGGCTGCCCGGGCCCCGTCCACGCCCTCATGGGCAGCTGCTGGGAGGCAGAACCCGCCCGTCGGCCGCCCTTCCGGAAGCTGGTGGAGAAGCTGGCACGGGAGCTGCGTGCTGCGGGCACCCCAGTCTCCGCTGGGGGGCAGGACGCTGAGGGCTCCCCCTCGCCCGGCTGCCAGGACACCTGA
- the MATK gene encoding megakaryocyte-associated tyrosine-protein kinase isoform X3 — protein sequence MPWFHGKISGHEAVQQLQPPEDGLFLVRESARHAGDYVLCVSFGRDVVHYRVLHRDGHLTIDEAVCFCNLMDMVEHYSKDKGAICTRLIRPKRKQGTKSAEEELAKAGWLLNLQHLTLGAQIGEGEFGAVLQGEYLGQKVAVKNIKCDVTAQAFLDETAVMTKLQHKNLVRLLGVILHQGLYIVMEHVSKGNLVNFLRTRGRALVNTAQLLQFSLHVAEGMEYLESKKLVHRDLAARNILVSKDLVAKVSDFGLAKAERKGLDSSRLPVKWTAPEALRLGKFSSKSDVWSFGVLLWEVFSYGRAPYPKMSLKEVSEAVGRGYRMEPPEGCPGPVHALMGSCWEAEPARRPPFRKLVEKLARELRAAGTPVSAGGQDAEGSPSPGCQDT from the exons ATGCCCTGGTTCCACGGGAAGATCTCGGGCCACGAGGCCGTGCAGCAGCTGCAGCCGCCCGAGGATGGGCTGTTTCTGGTGCGAGAGTCCGCACGACACGCCGGGGACTATGTGCTGTGCGTCAGCTTCGGCCGCGACGTCGTCCACTACCGCGTGCTGCACCGCGACGGTCACCTCACCATCGACGAGGCCGTCTGCTTCTGCAACCTCATGGACATGGTGGAG CATTACAGCAAAGACAAGGGGGCCATTTGCACGAGGCTCATCAGACCCAAGCGGAAACAGGGCACCAAGTCGGCGGAGGAGGAGCTGGCCAAGG CTGGCTGGTTACTGAATCTGCAGCATCTAACCTTGGGAGCCCAGATCGGAGAGGGGGAGTTTGGAG CCGTCCTGCAGGGCGAGTATCTGGGGCAGAAGGTGGCGGTGAAGAACATCAAGTGTGACGTGACGGCCCAGGCCTTCCTGGACGAGACGGCGGTCATGAC GAAGCTGCAGCATAAGAACCTGGTGCGTCTCCTGGGCGTGATCCTGCACCAGGGACTCTACATCGTCATGGAGCACGTGAGCAAG GGCAACCTGGTCAACTTCCTGCGGACACGGGGCCGGGCCCTGGTCAACACGGCCCAGCTCCTCCAGTTCTCCCT gcacGTGGCTGAAGGCATGGAGTACCTGGAAAGCAAGAAGCTGGTCCACCGCGACCTCGCGGCCCGCAATATCCTCGTCTCCAAGGACCTCGTGGCCAAGGTCAGCGACTTCGGCCTGGCCAAAGCCGAGAGGAAGGGGCTGGACTCCAGCCGGTTGCCTGTCAAGTGGACGGCGCCCGAGGCTCTGAGGCTCGGG AAGTTCTCCAGCAAGTCGGATGTCTGGAGTTTCGGGGTCCTGCTGTGGGAGGTGTTCTCGTACGGCCGGGCTCCGTACCCCAAGATG TCACTGAAGGAGGTGTCCGAGGCCGTGGGGAGGGGTTACCGCATGGAGCCCCCTGAAGGCTGCCCGGGCCCCGTCCACGCCCTCATGGGCAGCTGCTGGGAGGCAGAACCCGCCCGTCGGCCGCCCTTCCGGAAGCTGGTGGAGAAGCTGGCACGGGAGCTGCGTGCTGCGGGCACCCCAGTCTCCGCTGGGGGGCAGGACGCTGAGGGCTCCCCCTCGCCCGGCTGCCAGGACACCTGA